From one Coxiella-like endosymbiont genomic stretch:
- the waaA gene encoding lipid IV(A) 3-deoxy-D-manno-octulosonic acid transferase, translated as MDCTKLMRYLYTLLFYTALPFLLLRMLWRSWKIKGYRYRLLERFGYIAALNSNEKSLWLHAVSVGEVIAAIPLIKALLEGYPQYTLVVTTTTPTGFEQVYKTFGDRIHHVYFLYDLPGPVNRFLNRIHPQLAIIMETELWPNLLYYSHRKRISILLANARLSERSMHNYRRIAQVTRKMLSQITCVAAQSDLDGKRFLQLGLASNRLLITGNIKFDLHLPESLIDEGKSLRRNWGLRPTLIAASTHEGEEIIILEAFRQLRHQFQDALLILVPRHPDRFDKVARLCKSTGFSIAKRSLHRIPHSHADILLGDTMGELRLLYAASDVAFVGGSLIPIGGHNLIEPAAVRLPIISGPNLQNFVAISDLLKTANALIIVSDSKNLFTSVARLFHNPQERKNLGERAYQVSTATANIGALDRHIQWIDAELTRGRLKGNNNRPSEL; from the coding sequence GTGGATTGTACTAAGCTTATGCGTTATCTGTATACTTTGTTGTTTTATACAGCTTTGCCTTTTCTCTTACTTCGAATGTTATGGCGTTCCTGGAAAATTAAAGGTTATCGCTATCGTCTTTTAGAACGTTTTGGATACATCGCTGCTCTGAATTCCAATGAAAAATCTCTCTGGCTTCATGCTGTTTCAGTGGGAGAAGTTATTGCCGCTATTCCGCTCATTAAAGCTTTGTTGGAAGGTTATCCGCAATATACTTTAGTAGTTACTACCACTACTCCTACCGGTTTCGAACAAGTTTATAAAACTTTTGGAGATCGAATTCACCACGTATATTTTCTCTATGATCTACCAGGCCCCGTTAATCGATTTTTAAACCGCATTCATCCGCAACTAGCCATTATCATGGAAACCGAACTTTGGCCCAATTTACTATATTATTCGCATCGAAAAAGAATTTCCATCCTCCTAGCGAATGCTCGCTTATCTGAACGTTCTATGCATAATTATCGGCGCATTGCTCAAGTTACCCGAAAAATGCTTTCACAGATCACGTGCGTTGCAGCCCAAAGTGATCTTGACGGCAAGCGCTTTCTTCAGCTTGGATTAGCTTCCAATCGTTTGCTCATTACCGGCAATATAAAATTTGATTTACACTTACCCGAATCCTTAATCGATGAAGGAAAAAGTTTACGGAGAAATTGGGGACTTCGTCCAACCTTAATTGCTGCCAGCACTCATGAAGGAGAAGAAATTATCATTCTTGAGGCCTTTCGCCAATTACGCCATCAATTTCAGGATGCTCTTTTAATTTTAGTTCCTCGTCACCCTGATCGATTTGATAAGGTGGCTCGTCTTTGTAAATCCACTGGTTTTTCAATCGCTAAGCGCAGTTTACATAGAATCCCCCATTCACACGCAGATATTTTACTCGGCGATACAATGGGTGAGTTGCGCTTGCTTTATGCAGCGAGCGATGTGGCTTTTGTAGGCGGCAGCTTAATTCCAATAGGGGGACACAATTTAATTGAACCCGCTGCGGTTCGTCTTCCCATTATTAGCGGACCTAATTTGCAAAATTTCGTGGCAATAAGTGATTTACTAAAAACTGCTAATGCACTGATAATTGTTTCTGATAGCAAAAACCTTTTTACCAGCGTAGCTCGATTATTTCATAATCCACAAGAAAGAAAAAATCTTGGAGAACGAGCCTACCAAGTCAGTACTGCTACCGCTAACATAGGAGCACTTGATCGGCATATACAATGGATTGATGCTGAATTAACTAGAGGACGCCTAAAAGGTAATAACAACAGGCCTTCCGAGCTATAA
- the parE gene encoding DNA topoisomerase IV subunit B — MAKAIQKIDKKGYMAEAIEVLSGLEPVKRRPGMYTDTSRPNHLAHEAIDNSVDEAIAGFARNVKVVLYKDGSFEIIDDGRGIPIDIHPKHKVSGVELILTCLHAGAKFSNKTYEYSGGLHGVGISVVNALSKKLIVQVKKEGRIYQMDFANGEKISKLHVVDSCSKQETGTSIRFWPDAQYFDSPKFSISSLKHILRAKAVLCPGLMVRFTDEHTGQHLKWYYAEGLRTYLLNAVCDCEHLPKEPWVGSFSGVQEMVDWAITWLPEGEEGITESYVNLIPTLQGGTHVNGLRTGLLEAMREFCKIHKLLPRNLKLVGEDIWEQCRYVLSVKMQEPQFSGQTKERLTSRQSSVFVTGVVNDAFSLWLNHNVEIGKALADLAIANAQKRLCISKKVERKKITIGPALPGKLADCILSDAMQCELFLVEGDSAGGSAKQARDKNFQAVMPLRGKILNTWEVGAGQVLASQAVHDIAIAIGVDPDSSNLESLRYGKICILADADSDGYHIATLLCALFMKHFYPLVEKGHVFVAMPPLYRIDIGKEIFYALDEDEKEGILDSIEAEKLKGAINIQRFKGLGEMNPSQLRETTMNPDTRRLVQLIVKAKDKTEQLLDMLLAKKRAADRRKWLEKKGNLAEIEV, encoded by the coding sequence ATGGCGAAAGCAATACAAAAAATAGATAAAAAAGGCTATATGGCCGAGGCTATTGAAGTTTTAAGTGGCTTGGAACCCGTAAAGCGACGCCCGGGTATGTATACCGATACTTCGCGTCCTAATCACCTTGCTCACGAGGCTATTGATAATAGCGTCGATGAAGCGATTGCGGGATTCGCGCGCAATGTTAAAGTGGTTCTCTATAAAGACGGCTCGTTTGAAATTATTGATGATGGCCGCGGGATTCCGATTGATATTCATCCCAAACATAAAGTTTCCGGGGTCGAATTAATTCTTACCTGTCTTCATGCGGGTGCTAAATTTTCTAATAAAACTTATGAATATTCGGGCGGATTGCATGGTGTTGGTATTTCGGTTGTAAATGCACTATCAAAAAAATTAATTGTTCAAGTCAAAAAGGAAGGGAGAATTTATCAAATGGATTTTGCGAATGGCGAAAAAATATCAAAATTACATGTTGTCGATTCATGTAGTAAGCAAGAAACAGGAACCAGTATTCGATTCTGGCCCGATGCTCAGTATTTCGATAGTCCCAAATTTAGCATCTCCTCTTTAAAGCACATTCTACGCGCAAAGGCAGTTTTGTGCCCTGGATTAATGGTTCGGTTTACTGACGAACACACCGGACAACACCTTAAATGGTATTACGCAGAAGGATTAAGAACCTATTTGTTGAATGCTGTCTGTGACTGCGAACATCTACCAAAGGAGCCTTGGGTAGGAAGTTTTTCGGGAGTTCAAGAAATGGTGGATTGGGCGATTACTTGGCTTCCTGAAGGGGAAGAAGGTATTACGGAAAGTTATGTGAATTTAATTCCTACCTTACAAGGTGGGACGCATGTCAATGGATTGCGTACTGGATTATTGGAAGCAATGCGCGAATTTTGTAAAATTCATAAATTGTTGCCTCGCAATTTAAAATTAGTAGGTGAAGATATTTGGGAGCAGTGTCGTTATGTATTGTCTGTAAAAATGCAAGAACCTCAATTCTCAGGCCAGACCAAAGAACGATTAACATCGCGTCAATCTTCGGTGTTTGTGACCGGAGTGGTAAATGACGCTTTTAGTTTATGGCTTAATCACAACGTGGAAATAGGAAAAGCATTGGCCGACCTGGCTATTGCTAATGCTCAAAAGAGATTGTGTATTAGCAAAAAAGTAGAACGTAAAAAAATAACCATAGGCCCAGCCTTGCCTGGAAAATTAGCAGATTGTATTTTATCGGATGCCATGCAATGCGAATTGTTTTTAGTAGAGGGAGATTCTGCTGGTGGTTCGGCAAAACAAGCTCGTGATAAAAATTTTCAAGCCGTTATGCCATTACGTGGAAAAATATTAAATACCTGGGAAGTAGGCGCCGGGCAAGTACTAGCTTCTCAAGCAGTACATGATATTGCTATTGCAATTGGTGTTGACCCCGACTCTTCTAATTTGGAAAGTCTTCGTTATGGAAAAATTTGTATTTTAGCGGATGCTGACTCGGACGGTTATCATATTGCAACGCTACTCTGTGCCCTTTTTATGAAACATTTTTATCCTTTAGTAGAAAAAGGTCATGTGTTTGTGGCGATGCCGCCGCTTTATCGCATTGATATCGGTAAAGAAATTTTTTATGCATTGGACGAAGATGAAAAAGAAGGTATTTTAGACAGTATCGAAGCTGAAAAATTAAAAGGCGCTATTAATATCCAGCGGTTTAAAGGATTGGGAGAAATGAATCCCAGTCAACTCCGAGAAACCACTATGAATCCCGATACTCGTCGCTTAGTTCAATTAATAGTAAAAGCTAAAGATAAAACGGAACAGCTTTTGGATATGTTGTTAGCTAAGAAGCGGGCCGCAGATCGTCGCAAGTGGTTAGAGAAAAAAGGAAATCTTGCTGAAATTGAAGTTTAG
- a CDS encoding EVE domain-containing protein, producing MPEKSRWFTVDIQFEKKFDRNIKLEELRRIPRLKDVIILGKDNRLSITSITKTE from the coding sequence TTGCCTGAAAAGTCCCGCTGGTTTACGGTAGATATTCAATTTGAGAAAAAATTTGATCGAAATATAAAATTGGAGGAGTTGCGGAGAATCCCCAGATTAAAGGATGTGATTATTTTGGGTAAAGACAATCGATTGTCGATTACTTCGATTACAAAAACGGAATGA
- a CDS encoding 5-formyltetrahydrofolate cyclo-ligase: MHSTTDKKHLRAFLRHRRSALFLQERIYAAQAVYNKIMTLNPFWVSQNIAFYKAHDAEVSIDNVLKKAQTIQKNCYLPVLRSCQRQLDFYSYHLENPLIKNRFGIEEPDTSQEKLISIANLNLIFLPLVAFDKRGNRLGRGAGYYDRALAPLKDRALKKPPVLVGIAYNFQKINKIRIEKWDVPLNFVITEKKFINFRMP; encoded by the coding sequence ATGCATTCAACCACTGATAAAAAGCACCTGCGCGCCTTTCTTCGTCATCGCCGTAGCGCTCTTTTTCTTCAAGAACGAATTTATGCGGCCCAAGCCGTTTATAATAAAATAATGACGCTCAACCCTTTTTGGGTTAGTCAAAATATTGCGTTTTACAAGGCACACGATGCTGAAGTGAGTATTGACAATGTGCTCAAAAAAGCGCAGACAATCCAAAAAAATTGTTATTTGCCTGTCTTGCGTTCTTGTCAGCGCCAGTTAGATTTTTATTCCTATCATTTAGAAAATCCTTTAATTAAAAACCGTTTCGGCATCGAAGAGCCTGACACCTCCCAAGAAAAACTCATTTCCATAGCCAATCTCAATTTAATTTTTCTACCCTTAGTTGCCTTTGACAAAAGGGGTAATCGGTTGGGTCGTGGCGCAGGATATTATGATCGGGCTCTAGCGCCTTTAAAAGATAGAGCTTTAAAAAAACCACCGGTATTGGTAGGGATCGCTTACAACTTTCAAAAAATTAACAAAATCCGCATCGAAAAATGGGATGTTCCATTAAATTTTGTTATAACAGAGAAAAAATTTATCAATTTTAGGATGCCATAG
- a CDS encoding cell division protein ZapA yields the protein MSDVEQNIISVKILDRSYKIKCPPEQAQALQQAANYVDEQMRKVRKTVNINSTEHITIVTALNIYHELMHELMHLRKQKNNYIDVMNQRIQDLQRRIENFLETNQEIAV from the coding sequence ATGAGTGATGTTGAGCAAAATATTATTTCGGTAAAAATTCTCGACCGCAGTTATAAAATCAAATGCCCTCCCGAACAAGCGCAAGCGCTCCAACAAGCCGCTAACTATGTCGATGAGCAAATGCGGAAAGTGCGTAAAACCGTAAACATCAATAGTACCGAACATATAACTATAGTAACGGCTCTAAATATCTACCATGAACTCATGCATGAACTCATGCATTTGCGTAAACAAAAAAATAATTATATCGATGTTATGAATCAGCGTATTCAGGACCTTCAACGACGCATTGAAAATTTCCTGGAAACTAACCAAGAAATTGCTGTATAA
- a CDS encoding M24B family metallopeptidase, which translates to MVRFLHWLENHWPEGVSEITAAQKLEAFRREDSRCLDLSFPSISGFGSHGAIVHYAATPETDISIDDSTLYLIDSGGQYLSGTTDITRTIHLGNPTQEQMHLYTLVLKGHLAIRHTIFPKGTCGEHLNAFAHQFLWREALDYGHGTGHGVGSYLCVHEGPQAITARYTQIPLQPGMIVSNEPGVYMNNQYGIRIENLCLVTEKFKANDSMMGHGPFYGFEDLTLVPYCRKLINLPDLSEQEIQQVNDYHHQIYLILKDLLSNNKLNDWLYQATIPL; encoded by the coding sequence ATGGTGCGCTTTTTACATTGGCTGGAAAACCACTGGCCAGAAGGCGTGAGTGAAATAACAGCTGCTCAAAAATTGGAAGCCTTTCGTCGAGAAGACTCGCGCTGTTTAGATTTAAGCTTTCCCAGCATTAGTGGTTTCGGCTCTCATGGGGCCATCGTACATTATGCAGCTACACCAGAAACTGACATCTCTATTGATGATTCTACACTTTATTTGATCGATTCAGGTGGGCAGTATCTCTCAGGGACTACTGATATTACTCGTACTATCCACTTAGGAAATCCCACGCAAGAACAAATGCATCTTTATACCTTAGTCCTTAAAGGACACCTTGCGATTCGCCACACAATCTTCCCCAAAGGAACGTGTGGGGAACACCTCAACGCTTTTGCCCACCAATTTTTGTGGCGTGAGGCACTAGATTATGGTCACGGGACTGGACATGGCGTCGGGAGCTATTTGTGCGTGCATGAAGGACCCCAAGCCATCACGGCCCGCTATACACAAATTCCCCTGCAACCAGGCATGATCGTAAGCAACGAGCCTGGCGTTTACATGAACAATCAATATGGAATTCGAATTGAAAACCTCTGTTTGGTTACTGAAAAATTCAAAGCGAACGACAGTATGATGGGTCACGGCCCTTTCTATGGCTTTGAAGACCTTACATTAGTTCCCTATTGTCGAAAACTCATTAATCTACCAGATCTTTCTGAACAAGAAATTCAACAGGTTAATGATTACCATCATCAAATTTACCTTATATTAAAAGATTTATTATCGAATAACAAATTAAATGACTGGTTGTACCAAGCAACAATACCGCTCTGA
- a CDS encoding aminopeptidase P family N-terminal domain-containing protein yields MTNSFIKNRLFQLRQLMREIGAYYYYIPATDPHKNEYLPPCWQRRAWISGFTGSAGDVIVGMDNAFLWTDPRYFLQAEQQLDSTLFELMKMGQGETPVIDQWLREQKGAIIFATDPQVISIHQVEKIEKALLPQKGKLLLVDNNLVDQLWKDRPALPNYPIRLHPEQYAGVSAEEKLVTLRRILQSESADVLVMNILDAIAWLFNIRGNDIDYNPLALSYAIVTQNESFLFTDPQKLTEEDKIYFKKIKVQIKSYHTLGEALANLACCVWIDPETTNWWIRKQLKNTKNLIYKPSPITLLKALKNPVEKKVRKKHISLTLSPWCAFYIGWKTTGQKA; encoded by the coding sequence ATGACCAACAGCTTCATTAAAAATCGATTATTCCAATTACGACAATTAATGCGAGAAATTGGTGCCTATTATTACTATATTCCCGCCACTGACCCCCATAAAAATGAATACCTCCCTCCTTGTTGGCAACGTCGAGCTTGGATTAGTGGATTTACAGGATCCGCAGGAGACGTCATTGTGGGAATGGATAATGCCTTTCTATGGACCGACCCTCGGTATTTCTTACAAGCAGAACAGCAGCTTGATAGCACGCTTTTTGAATTAATGAAAATGGGTCAAGGTGAAACGCCCGTTATCGATCAATGGTTGCGTGAGCAAAAAGGGGCCATCATTTTTGCTACAGACCCTCAAGTTATTAGCATCCACCAAGTAGAAAAAATTGAGAAGGCCTTGCTCCCACAGAAAGGAAAACTTCTATTAGTAGACAATAATCTCGTGGACCAATTATGGAAAGATCGTCCGGCACTTCCAAACTATCCCATTCGACTCCACCCCGAACAATATGCTGGTGTAAGTGCTGAAGAAAAACTTGTCACTCTTCGTAGAATTCTGCAATCCGAAAGCGCAGATGTTCTGGTAATGAATATTCTTGATGCTATTGCCTGGCTATTTAATATTCGAGGAAACGATATTGATTACAATCCACTCGCTTTAAGCTACGCCATAGTCACACAAAATGAGTCCTTCTTATTTACAGACCCACAAAAGCTTACTGAAGAGGATAAAATCTACTTCAAAAAGATTAAGGTCCAAATAAAATCTTATCACACTTTGGGCGAAGCCCTTGCCAACTTGGCCTGCTGTGTTTGGATTGATCCTGAAACAACCAATTGGTGGATTCGAAAACAGTTAAAAAATACCAAAAATCTTATTTATAAACCCTCCCCTATTACATTGCTCAAAGCACTTAAAAATCCCGTAGAAAAAAAGGTGCGCAAAAAGCACATATCCTTGACGCTATCGCCATGGTGCGCTTTTTACATTGGCTGGAAAACCACTGGCCAGAAGGCGTGA
- the ubiH gene encoding 2-octaprenyl-6-methoxyphenyl hydroxylase, producing the protein MLAMPVSKNKSDLIIIGAGLVGRSLAVSMQNQGLQVKILEHHLPEATLALQKDMRPITLSYASYQILQTLGVWEDLAAESCPISTVHVSDQGALGTLRFRASELRVPALGYVVPFYKLQHVLYQRSASQKNVEIIPITKILAIHCGGVASVNCLTVEGEKDLQTNLLVAADGTQSTARRLLNIPTEEKNENEVALIASIELAKPHNQTAYERFTRQGTLAILPLFNQSQCRLVWSLSKQLADKVSGWSNEEFQSKVQKIFKNRLGEIKLLKRGKQFPLQLLIAKEQIRPSFVLLGNAAHTLYPIAAQGFNLGLRDVAALSELIVSAYQKHKLLGEINILQEYIKWRKEDQDRIIGLTRNISQWFGLQLPLANQVRGLGLLATELLPPIKNQLAKRLLGLAGRLPKLVRGELEWM; encoded by the coding sequence ATGCTTGCTATGCCAGTTTCTAAAAACAAATCAGACCTCATTATTATTGGTGCAGGTCTTGTCGGGAGAAGTTTAGCAGTTTCTATGCAAAATCAGGGGCTGCAAGTCAAAATTTTAGAGCATCATTTGCCCGAGGCAACTTTAGCTCTTCAGAAAGATATGAGGCCTATTACACTTTCGTATGCTAGCTATCAAATATTACAAACATTAGGTGTATGGGAAGACCTGGCTGCTGAATCTTGTCCTATTTCTACCGTCCACGTTTCTGATCAAGGTGCATTAGGCACCTTACGTTTTCGAGCCAGTGAATTAAGAGTTCCCGCTTTAGGTTATGTAGTTCCTTTTTATAAATTACAGCACGTACTTTATCAACGATCGGCCTCTCAAAAGAATGTAGAAATTATCCCCATTACTAAAATTCTTGCTATTCATTGTGGTGGGGTAGCTTCGGTTAATTGTCTGACTGTTGAGGGAGAAAAAGATCTGCAAACAAATTTGCTCGTTGCTGCGGACGGAACCCAATCTACAGCGCGGCGATTATTAAATATTCCTACAGAAGAAAAAAATGAAAATGAAGTTGCACTGATTGCCTCAATAGAATTAGCAAAACCACATAATCAAACTGCCTATGAGCGATTTACGCGGCAAGGAACGCTGGCTATTTTACCGCTCTTTAACCAGAGTCAGTGTCGTTTAGTTTGGTCTTTGTCGAAACAATTGGCTGACAAAGTTAGTGGTTGGTCTAATGAGGAATTTCAAAGTAAGGTTCAGAAAATCTTTAAAAATCGTTTAGGAGAAATTAAATTGCTTAAACGAGGGAAGCAATTCCCTTTACAGCTACTAATTGCTAAAGAACAAATTCGTCCAAGCTTTGTTTTATTAGGAAATGCTGCCCATACCCTTTATCCCATTGCTGCTCAGGGTTTTAATTTAGGATTACGAGATGTGGCAGCGCTCAGCGAATTGATAGTCTCTGCTTATCAGAAGCATAAACTTTTGGGAGAAATTAATATTTTACAAGAATATATTAAATGGCGTAAAGAGGATCAGGATCGAATAATTGGATTAACTCGAAATATTTCACAATGGTTTGGCTTACAATTACCTTTGGCGAATCAAGTCCGAGGTTTAGGATTGTTAGCGACAGAATTGTTGCCCCCGATTAAAAATCAATTGGCCAAACGCTTGCTTGGTTTAGCGGGACGTTTGCCTAAACTAGTGCGAGGTGAACTCGAATGGATGTGA
- a CDS encoding FAD-dependent oxidoreductase: MDVTTRSELISVAIIGGGMVGLLLAALLANAEIKVTLIEAKKPLLRCSKDSLDSRVSAINAVSRRLLKKLIVGRIFASQLILL; this comes from the coding sequence ATGGATGTGACAACACGGTCTGAATTGATATCCGTCGCCATTATTGGTGGCGGGATGGTGGGGCTATTATTAGCAGCGTTATTAGCAAATGCAGAAATAAAAGTTACCCTTATTGAAGCAAAAAAACCTTTGTTGCGTTGTAGTAAAGATAGTTTAGATTCTCGTGTAAGTGCAATTAACGCAGTTTCCAGACGATTATTAAAAAAATTAATTGTTGGCAGGATATTCGCAAGTCAACTTATTCTCCTTTAG
- a CDS encoding UbiH/UbiF/VisC/COQ6 family ubiquinone biosynthesis hydroxylase — translation MRKSTYSPLVKLDVWDSSGGGEIIFDSADVGASDLGVIVENREIVRVLWQKLQEDPLVKFICPAQPWNLSSFDECIALELDNQKTIQTSLLVGADGSASWLREQMNINIQKRSYEQSAVVAVVKTKNPHEQTGWQAFLPDAVLALLPLADPHNCAIVCSVSPEEATQLIAADEKSFNAKINSPFGLRLGEIQRLTQPKSIPLIMRHAKKYLDSRRVLIGDAAHTIHPLAGQGVNLGFMDAACLAQCIIDAHHEKCDVGSFRVLRRYERWRKGDNVMMLAAMQFFKECFGTQSPFIVQARNMGLTMTNRLNFLKNYFMKIAMGESLDLPDLIRR, via the coding sequence ATTCGCAAGTCAACTTATTCTCCTTTAGTTAAATTGGATGTGTGGGATAGCTCTGGTGGAGGAGAAATTATTTTTGACAGCGCCGACGTTGGTGCATCCGATTTGGGCGTCATTGTCGAAAACCGGGAGATTGTTCGAGTTCTCTGGCAAAAATTACAAGAGGATCCCTTAGTCAAATTTATTTGCCCAGCTCAACCTTGGAACCTCTCATCTTTTGATGAATGTATTGCTCTTGAGTTAGATAATCAAAAAACAATTCAGACTTCACTGCTCGTAGGAGCCGACGGTTCAGCCTCATGGCTTCGTGAGCAAATGAATATTAATATACAAAAGCGTTCTTACGAACAAAGCGCCGTCGTCGCCGTCGTTAAAACCAAAAATCCTCATGAACAAACGGGTTGGCAAGCGTTTTTACCAGACGCTGTGTTAGCTTTATTACCTTTAGCCGATCCCCATAATTGTGCCATTGTTTGCTCGGTTTCTCCAGAAGAAGCAACCCAATTAATAGCCGCCGATGAAAAATCATTTAATGCCAAAATAAATAGTCCTTTTGGGTTACGATTAGGTGAGATTCAGCGGCTAACGCAACCCAAATCTATCCCCTTAATAATGCGTCATGCAAAAAAATATTTAGATTCTCGCAGGGTATTAATCGGTGATGCAGCGCATACGATTCATCCTCTAGCAGGACAGGGAGTTAATTTGGGTTTTATGGATGCCGCTTGTTTAGCGCAATGCATTATTGACGCTCATCATGAAAAATGTGACGTGGGTAGTTTTCGGGTTTTGCGTCGCTATGAGCGTTGGCGCAAAGGAGATAACGTTATGATGCTAGCAGCCATGCAATTCTTTAAAGAATGCTTTGGCACTCAATCGCCTTTTATTGTTCAAGCGCGCAATATGGGATTGACAATGACTAATCGACTTAATTTCCTCAAAAACTATTTTATGAAAATTGCGATGGGTGAGTCACTCGATTTGCCTGATTTAATTAGGCGTTAA